A stretch of the Methanobrevibacter woesei genome encodes the following:
- a CDS encoding ABC transporter ATP-binding protein, whose protein sequence is MEINKNENKFFTLLNFSGSYKIFTIIGCILSAISAIFLLIPFIYIWKFIEALFIVFPNFSQAQNLEYYAFMAILFAVLGIIINFIGLMCTHVSAFRNERNMKYKTMKHILTLPLGYFQKNTSGSLRKRIDYSTSTTEGFLAHQLPDLTGAIVTPIAFFIILFSFNWILALVSLIPIIISFILLMTMISGESQKFMVDYQKSLEKMNSEAVEYVRGIPVTKTFQQTIYSYKNFYKSIRDYRKFVSRYTFSWQLPMSSFTVSVNGFFAVLIPAGILLIGSIANTDFLLSFVFYVILTPFCSVMLNKVMMVSQEWFMAREALKEIENILDEKPLSEPVNPQSPQEYSIEFEEVYFDYDKSETNEKHTLNNINLKIKEGETVALVGPSGGGKTTIASLIPRFWDVDKGNITIGNVNIKDISQKELMEKISFVFQDTHLLKDSIYNNIAMSKENATRKEVLKALKLAQCEDILERLPAGINTIIGKEGTYFSGGEQQRIALARAILKDAPIIILDEATALADPENELKIQKAISEITKNKTVLMIAHRLSTIKNVDKIFVVNEGEIIEEGSHSQLIESNGVYADMWKEFNESVEWKVKNTSDEKNGDNND, encoded by the coding sequence ATGGAAATAAATAAAAATGAAAATAAATTTTTTACATTACTAAATTTTTCAGGTAGCTATAAAATATTTACAATAATTGGATGTATTTTATCAGCTATTAGTGCTATTTTTTTATTAATTCCTTTTATATACATTTGGAAATTCATTGAAGCATTATTCATCGTATTTCCAAATTTTTCTCAAGCACAAAATTTAGAATATTATGCATTTATGGCCATTCTATTTGCAGTTCTGGGAATAATAATTAATTTTATAGGTTTAATGTGCACTCATGTTTCTGCATTTAGAAATGAAAGAAATATGAAATATAAAACAATGAAACATATCTTAACTTTACCATTAGGATATTTTCAAAAGAATACAAGTGGAAGTTTAAGAAAAAGAATTGATTACAGTACATCAACAACAGAAGGATTTTTAGCTCATCAATTACCGGATTTAACAGGAGCTATTGTAACACCAATTGCATTTTTCATAATTTTATTTAGTTTCAACTGGATTTTAGCATTGGTTTCCTTAATTCCAATTATTATCTCATTTATACTTTTAATGACAATGATAAGTGGAGAATCACAAAAATTCATGGTTGACTATCAAAAATCTTTAGAAAAAATGAATAGTGAAGCAGTGGAATATGTTCGTGGAATTCCAGTTACAAAAACATTCCAACAAACCATTTATTCATATAAAAACTTCTACAAATCAATTAGAGATTATAGAAAATTTGTAAGCAGATACACATTTTCCTGGCAATTACCAATGAGTTCTTTTACTGTTTCTGTAAATGGATTCTTTGCTGTACTTATACCTGCAGGAATACTTTTAATTGGATCAATAGCTAACACTGATTTCTTATTAAGCTTCGTATTTTACGTTATTTTAACTCCATTTTGTAGTGTGATGCTAAATAAAGTAATGATGGTAAGTCAAGAATGGTTTATGGCCAGAGAAGCATTAAAAGAAATAGAAAACATTTTAGATGAAAAACCATTATCTGAACCAGTAAATCCACAATCCCCACAGGAATACTCAATAGAATTTGAGGAGGTTTATTTTGATTATGACAAAAGTGAAACTAATGAAAAACACACACTCAATAATATCAACCTTAAAATTAAAGAAGGTGAAACAGTTGCATTAGTTGGACCCTCAGGAGGAGGAAAAACAACAATAGCCTCATTAATACCTAGATTTTGGGATGTAGACAAAGGAAATATAACAATTGGGAATGTAAACATTAAAGATATCTCTCAAAAAGAGTTAATGGAAAAAATTTCCTTTGTATTTCAAGACACTCACTTATTAAAAGATAGTATTTACAACAACATTGCAATGTCTAAAGAAAATGCAACAAGAAAAGAAGTATTGAAAGCTCTTAAACTAGCCCAATGCGAAGATATATTAGAAAGACTTCCTGCAGGAATTAATACAATAATTGGAAAAGAAGGAACCTACTTTTCAGGAGGAGAACAACAACGTATTGCCCTTGCAAGAGCAATTCTCAAGGATGCTCCAATTATCATTTTAGATGAAGCTACAGCACTTGCAGATCCTGAAAATGAATTAAAAATTCAAAAAGCTATTAGTGAAATAACAAAAAATAAAACTGTTTTAATGATAGCTCATAGGTTATCCACTATTAAAAATGTAGATAAAATATTTGTAGTGAATGAAGGTGAAATAATTGAAGAAGGCTCACATTCACAATTAATTGAATCAAATGGAGTTTATGCAGATATGTGGAAGGAATTTAATGAATCTGTGGAATGGAAAGTTAAAAACACTTCAGATGAAAAAAATGGTGATAACAATGATTGA
- a CDS encoding ABC transporter ATP-binding protein, with the protein MIDYLSKKFALTRNGSKELMKGMIYTALLNISIMIPVGLYVLVLYLWMEPLITGKSSEINLWIFIIAILIVLAVIFLFAWKQYHAVYNTTYRESEIRRVNLAESLRKLPLSFFENRDLSDLTTTIMGDCTDLEHTFSHAIPQLFGSILSVVIVAISLFSIDYRLSIALLWVVPVAFIIIYASKSLQQKGGKDVIAKTRACSDGIQECIETMIDLKSYNYEKEYLYTLDNKIKNVEKSRIKSELMGAAGVVTGHMFLKLGMLSVMLIGAYLIVGNSVSIFAFLLFLIASAMIYTPIENSLLFLSEIFNSEIKIKRMRNINDQVMKGGTTDYNLNSYDLKFSDVEFNYDSSDTVLKNINFTAKQGEVTALVGPSGCGKSTITKLAAKFWNPTKGKVELGGVNLYDVDSEKILENYAIVFQDVVLFNDTIKANIKIGSRDATDEEIKEVAKIARCDEFIEKLPDGYDTIIGENGALLSGGQRQRISIARALLKDAPIILLDEATSFLDVENESEIQKAISALIKNKTVIVIAHRMRTIANADKIIVLDKGAIIEEGSPNELLENNGLFAKMVNIQKESSNWNI; encoded by the coding sequence ATGATTGATTATTTATCTAAAAAATTTGCATTAACAAGAAATGGTTCAAAAGAATTAATGAAAGGAATGATTTATACAGCTCTTTTAAACATAAGTATAATGATTCCTGTTGGATTATATGTTCTTGTTCTCTATTTATGGATGGAACCCTTAATTACAGGTAAATCATCTGAAATTAATTTATGGATATTTATCATTGCAATTCTCATTGTTCTAGCAGTTATTTTCTTATTTGCATGGAAACAATATCATGCAGTTTATAATACAACATATCGTGAAAGTGAAATTAGAAGAGTGAATCTTGCTGAAAGTCTACGTAAATTACCTTTATCATTTTTTGAAAATAGAGACTTATCAGATCTTACTACCACAATAATGGGAGATTGTACAGACTTAGAACACACTTTCTCACATGCAATTCCACAGCTATTTGGTTCTATTTTATCTGTAGTCATTGTAGCTATTTCTCTATTCTCTATTGATTATAGATTATCTATTGCTCTTTTATGGGTAGTTCCAGTTGCATTTATTATAATATACGCATCTAAAAGCCTACAACAAAAAGGAGGTAAAGACGTAATAGCTAAAACAAGAGCATGTAGTGATGGAATCCAAGAATGTATTGAAACAATGATTGATTTAAAGTCATATAATTATGAAAAAGAATATCTTTACACATTAGATAATAAAATTAAAAATGTGGAAAAATCAAGAATTAAAAGTGAATTAATGGGTGCTGCAGGAGTAGTAACCGGACATATGTTTTTAAAATTAGGGATGCTATCTGTTATGCTTATAGGAGCTTATTTAATAGTTGGCAATAGTGTTTCAATTTTTGCATTTCTATTATTTTTAATTGCATCAGCTATGATTTATACTCCAATTGAAAATTCGTTATTGTTCTTATCTGAGATATTTAACTCTGAAATTAAAATCAAAAGAATGAGAAACATTAATGACCAAGTAATGAAAGGTGGAACAACAGATTACAATCTAAATAGTTATGATTTGAAATTTAGTGATGTTGAATTTAATTATGATAGTTCTGACACTGTACTAAAAAATATTAATTTTACTGCCAAACAGGGAGAAGTTACAGCACTTGTTGGACCTTCAGGATGCGGAAAAAGTACAATTACCAAATTAGCTGCTAAATTTTGGAATCCTACAAAAGGTAAAGTGGAGTTAGGTGGTGTAAATTTATATGATGTAGATTCAGAAAAAATTCTTGAAAATTATGCTATTGTTTTCCAAGATGTAGTTCTATTTAATGACACTATCAAAGCAAATATCAAAATTGGATCAAGAGATGCAACTGATGAAGAAATAAAAGAAGTTGCGAAAATAGCTCGCTGCGATGAATTTATTGAAAAATTACCTGATGGTTATGACACTATTATTGGTGAAAATGGAGCATTACTTTCTGGAGGGCAAAGACAAAGAATTTCAATAGCTAGAGCATTACTTAAAGATGCACCAATCATCCTTTTAGATGAAGCCACTTCCTTTTTAGATGTTGAAAATGAATCTGAAATACAAAAAGCAATTTCTGCTTTAATTAAAAATAAGACTGTTATTGTAATAGCTCATAGAATGCGTACAATTGCAAATGCAGATAAAATAATTGTTTTGGATAAGGGAGCTATTATTGAAGAGGGTTCTCCTAATGAACTTTTAGAAAATAATGGTTTATTTGCTAAAATGGTCAATATTCAAAAGGAAAGTAGTAACTGGAATATTTAA